The Octopus sinensis unplaced genomic scaffold, ASM634580v1 Contig20090, whole genome shotgun sequence genome segment atacatacatacatacatacatacatacatacacatacactcggaGATCGTGtggcctatacatacatataaatatatatgcacacacacacatatatacatatatacatacatacatatatacatatatacatacatacatatatacatatatacatatatgcatacatacatacatacatatatgcatacatacatacatacatacatacatacatacatacatacatacacatacactcggaGATTGTgtggcttatacatatatatataaatatatatgcacacacacatacatacatacatacatacatatatacatatatacatacatatatacatacatatatacatacatacatacatatatacatacacatacactcggaGATTGTGtggcctatacatacatataaatatatatgcacgcacacacatttatacatacatatatacatacatacatacatacatacatacatatatacatacacacatacgtacacatacatacatacatacatacatacatacatacatacatacaaaagtggaTCTAACCATCTATTATGTATGGTCTGGGGTCATACATGCCAATATAAAAACAATGCAGCGAGCTATACGAAAGCAATATTGTTTAGATGGCAATATTAAATAACGATATAAATATGACTGCAATTATTGGAACTTCTGTGCGACAAAACTGCTTTCTCTCCTTTtcgctttttaaaatatttttgccttCTCTGTCGGTCTTTCCTCTCTGTAGTCATATTGCGGCTACATAATACAGTAAGCAAAATGATTTAAATCTATTtagctaattattattattattattattattgcaaataaaaacttgtgtatttgtatatatgtgcacgcgtgtgcttgtttatatgcatgtgtgtgtgtttgtacatatgtaatctacacactcacatacgagtacagactctgtgtgtgtgtgtgtgtgtgtgtgtgtgtgtgtaagagagagagagagagagagagagagagagagagagagagagagagagagagaggactgtgTGGCAGAGACAGAATATAAGCAAAGAGAACAATTTAAACAGTACGTGAAAcgtaaacaagaacaaaaatcacCCCCTCATCAGCTGTTCACTGATGTTCTGCGATTTTGATACACTAACAACAGTATTTCTGAAATAATTGGCACACAGAGAGACgcactatattgtatatatggtaTGATATGAGAAACAGCAACAAGTATACGAAAATACATATAGTcatttgtacatgcatgcatgtatgtatgcgtgtatagtaTTTCTACTATACTGTTGAGTTTAGAGCTCCAGATAGATAGTTATCTCCGAATATGTTTTGAGTATAGTGTTTATATTAATACCGTACTTCGTAGTACTACTGGATGCAATGTATAGATTAATTGAAGGAGAAATGATGATAAATATGTATTGATATTACTTGTTCCCTTCGTATGTTTCACCGCTGTATTTGTTTGAAATGATAGCATTGGATGTCCCAAGTGTAATTGTATGCCTAACCACGACCGATCATTAGGGAAACACTTTATTGCAATCATACAGAGATCAAATTTTGGCATTTGAGGCTTGTACCATTGAAATAAGGTGTTTCCCCGATGATCCCATGGTGAGATCAGAATCGTCAGCAGCAAGTATTTGAACAACGtaatttttagaaaattcttGATGGTTGAGATTATTTCCTCTTCTGTCTTCCCTCAACTTATTTGCCAGTCGGTAATTATGATACTTGTGATAAAACATAGAGgcgattattttaataaatgaaaaacttATGTTATTTGGTATTTGATATAACTCTGCCAgattattcataaacacacacactcacactcacactctgtAAAAAATTTCTCTTACAATCTACTAGCtaggaaaattcaaaatatttgagTAAAAAACAATTGGAAACAGGCATATAATGTCGTTTATAGctacaaatatttgtgtatttggttACAATACCGAACTTGTATACAATAGCTCATGAAAACTTGGTTTCTTTGTAGCAGCTAAAACATATTCTAGACTTCATTTAGTAACGAAATCAGGATAATACACCAGACTTTCTGAGGAATTGTTTTTCAGTATTTAAATTTCAACCTTTGACGttattatattttgatttcaGATCAGTTGCTAACTTATTCAAGAGgttaaaaagaacacaaaaaataataaataaactacaAAAGTTACAGTAAGATACTCAAAAGCAATTTCTCACAGGCAAGCAGATATATTGTTTAAATAAAAAGTTTCGATATAACTTACCGGAGCATCTCATTCCAGACTGTAGAGAAATGTTGTTGTAGCCATTCCATGGAGAGATATCCTGACTCATATAAGAAGGGTAAGAACTAAGACCGCTAGGTCTGTGCAACGGTGTACTAAAACTACTGTCCGATCGAACCACCGATGGACTGGTTATAGGTGAACTAGGAGCAGGAGTGAATGCAAATCTCGAAGAAACGGGATGATGTGAAGCGGAGTTGGTTGTGCTATAAGGTGTTTCTGAatttggcatcgaccacattgtTCCAGAAGTGGGAGACCCGGCTGAGTTTTGACCCGTGCCGTTGCCTACATATTGCATGGGGAGGACAGCACGAGTAGTTGGAACGTATACAGGGCTACTGTTGGCTGGGTGAAGGTACGTGTTTGAAGGACTTTCGTAAGGAGTAACTCCTGAAGGGCTCGTCATAGGCATTGCTGAAACGTGGTTTTGAAACATTGAGTTTGTTTGCTGTGGTAGTTTTTGGTTAACAATGGAAGGGCTTGTTGAGGTAGCAATGGAGCCGTTATTAGAGATGCTGTTCGACTGATGAGAAGCCCCACCTTGTGACGACGTGTTGACGTCGAGTTGGTTTAAAAGTACTTCGACTTCTTCTGAGCGAAAGATCTGATTGTTGTCCTGGTGAAAGTTCACAGACAAGCCTGGCTGCATACCCCGTGGAGTTAACTGGTACACGGGCGATGTCGCTgctgcagcagctgcagcagcagcagcggtggacCCGTCGATGGATCCTACACTGGGATCAAAATATGAATAGGAACCCCTTATACAGCTAGGGGTCTTATCTAATACTTcttgtttaatatttaaatatggcGGACTATGCCAGGATTCTGCGGTGGCCATTAAACCACATTCGATGTCCCCCCTAATTTTGAAAGTTGGGTGGGAAACGGTTGGGTGAAAAAAAGGGCCCCTTATTTTGTTTAGGACACAGGAAACCCGTGTACCTAATTCTTGTTATTGTAGTATTTCTTGTGCAATCAATcagtgaatatatgtaaatatatcttgatgtatatacgtgtgtgtgtacacagccAAGGAGCAAGAGGCGAAATAAAGGAGTCTTTGTTTAGATAAAATAGAAACCGTGATAATTATCGTTATTGCTATTGCTCTCCAAGCTACCAGCAGTTGTAAtggaaatgttttaatttttatatttcctgaatttctaatgatttttttgtgttttattaataaaaatgagGTGTAAGTATTCCAATGTcttctgatgatgataatggtattcTTTGGTTAATAGAAAATGTATGAGCCAGGAAAAGCAAGaaggtttttgttttaaatttctttcGGTGCTACATACACTGCAACTGGAAGTCATGTAAAGTATTGACAGTAGGAATTCTGTAAGTACAAAATTAA includes the following:
- the LOC115232234 gene encoding uncharacterized protein LOC115232234, whose protein sequence is MATAESWHSPPYLNIKQEVLDKTPSCIRGSYSYFDPSVGSIDGSTAAAAAAAAAATSPVYQLTPRGMQPGLSVNFHQDNNQIFRSEEVEVLLNQLDVNTSSQGGASHQSNSISNNGSIATSTSPSIVNQKLPQQTNSMFQNHVSAMPMTSPSGVTPYESPSNTYLHPANSSPVYVPTTRAVLPMQYVGNGTGQNSAGSPTSGTMWSMPNSETPYSTTNSASHHPVSSRFAFTPAPSSPITSPSVVRSDSSFSTPLHRPSGLSSYPSYMSQDISPWNGYNNISLQSGMRCSVPDQNGQPDWAYAGYCPRGKYIQGFDSDFINAYF